From Streptomyces qinzhouensis, one genomic window encodes:
- a CDS encoding helix-turn-helix domain-containing protein, translating to MSNLDHLTQSLARNLKRWRGERGFTLDSLAARSGVSRGMIIQIEQARTNPSVGTAVKLADALGVSIATLLDRDHGPQVRVVAPDERMRMWSTPVGSFSELLVGTELRGPFELWSWRLEPGDGSESDPHPDGTTELIHVTEGVLTLIVDGEPHAVAAGCSAAFEANVPHAYRNDGTESLALTMAVSVPPAR from the coding sequence GTGTCGAATCTCGATCACCTCACCCAGTCGCTCGCCCGCAACCTCAAGCGCTGGCGCGGCGAGCGGGGATTCACCCTCGACTCCCTCGCCGCCCGCTCGGGAGTCAGCCGAGGCATGATCATCCAGATAGAGCAGGCGCGGACGAACCCCAGCGTCGGCACGGCGGTGAAACTGGCCGACGCGCTCGGGGTCAGCATCGCCACGCTGCTCGACCGCGACCACGGGCCCCAGGTGCGGGTGGTCGCCCCTGACGAGCGGATGCGGATGTGGTCGACCCCCGTCGGCAGCTTCAGCGAACTGCTGGTCGGTACCGAACTGCGCGGGCCGTTCGAGCTCTGGTCCTGGCGGCTGGAGCCGGGCGACGGCAGTGAATCCGATCCCCACCCCGACGGTACGACCGAACTGATCCATGTCACCGAGGGCGTGCTCACCCTGATCGTGGACGGTGAACCGCATGCGGTGGCCGCCGGGTGCTCGGCCGCCTTCGAGGCCAATGTCCCGCACGCCTACCGCAACGACGGCACCGAGTCCCTGGCCCTGACCATGGCCGTCTCCGTCCCGCCCGCGCGCTGA
- a CDS encoding DUF885 domain-containing protein, whose amino-acid sequence MSDTASIPLPRQVADGYLDELIDLDPITGTYLGVPQSADRLPDFSPAGQEERAVLARRTLARLDEAEEQPGAKSDAERRCGRLLRERLTAELAVHDAEEGLRAVSILASPAHLVRTVFTVTATATAEDWAAVVRRLHAVPAALESYRAALQEGLDRKLYAGPRATATMVAHMTEWIGTDRNWFEEFAADGPESLRGELTDAARAAGGALAALRDWMRDVYAPAVTDAPDIVGRERYARWSRYYNGTDLDLDEAYAYGWAEYHRILAEMRTEAGKILPGAGPWEALAHLDVHGRHIEGVEEVREWLQGLMDQAIEELDGTHFELAERVRRVESRIAPPGSAAAPYYTGPSEDFSRPGQTWLPTMGETRFPVYDLVSTWYHEGVPGHHLQIAQWAHVADQLSRYQATIGGVSANCEGWALYAERLMDELGFLTDAEQRLGYLDAQMMRACRVIVDIGMHLELEIPADSPFHPGERWTPELAQEFFGNHSGRPADFVESELTRYLSTPAQAIGYKLGERAWLLGRDRARAARGEAFDAKAWHMAALSQGSLGLDDLVDELSQL is encoded by the coding sequence ATGTCAGACACTGCCAGCATTCCGCTGCCCCGTCAGGTCGCCGACGGCTACCTCGACGAGCTCATCGACCTCGACCCGATCACCGGCACCTACCTCGGAGTTCCCCAAAGCGCGGATCGACTGCCCGACTTCTCCCCCGCGGGCCAGGAGGAGCGGGCCGTGCTCGCCCGCAGGACCCTCGCCCGGCTCGACGAGGCCGAGGAGCAGCCCGGAGCCAAGAGCGACGCCGAGCGGCGCTGCGGACGGCTGCTCCGGGAGCGGCTCACCGCCGAACTCGCCGTGCACGATGCCGAGGAGGGGCTGCGCGCGGTGAGCATCCTGGCCTCGCCCGCGCATCTGGTGCGGACGGTGTTCACGGTGACCGCGACCGCGACCGCGGAGGACTGGGCCGCCGTCGTACGGCGGCTGCACGCGGTCCCGGCCGCCCTGGAGAGCTATCGCGCCGCACTCCAGGAGGGGCTGGACCGCAAGCTGTACGCCGGGCCCCGCGCCACCGCGACCATGGTCGCCCATATGACCGAGTGGATCGGCACGGACCGCAACTGGTTCGAGGAGTTCGCCGCGGACGGGCCGGAGTCCCTGCGCGGGGAACTGACGGATGCCGCCAGGGCCGCGGGCGGCGCCCTGGCCGCACTCCGGGACTGGATGCGCGATGTGTACGCCCCGGCGGTCACCGACGCCCCCGACATCGTGGGCCGTGAGCGCTATGCCCGCTGGTCGCGCTATTACAACGGCACCGACCTCGATCTCGACGAGGCGTACGCCTACGGCTGGGCCGAGTACCACCGCATCCTGGCCGAGATGCGGACCGAGGCGGGGAAGATCCTGCCCGGCGCGGGCCCCTGGGAGGCGCTCGCCCATCTCGATGTGCACGGCCGCCATATCGAGGGCGTCGAGGAAGTGCGGGAATGGCTCCAGGGCCTGATGGACCAGGCCATCGAGGAGCTGGACGGCACCCACTTCGAACTCGCCGAGCGGGTGCGCCGGGTGGAGTCGCGGATCGCGCCCCCCGGCAGTGCGGCCGCCCCGTACTACACCGGCCCGTCGGAGGACTTCTCGCGCCCCGGGCAGACCTGGCTGCCGACCATGGGCGAGACCCGGTTCCCCGTCTACGACCTGGTGTCGACCTGGTACCACGAGGGCGTGCCCGGCCATCACCTCCAGATCGCCCAGTGGGCGCACGTCGCCGATCAGCTCTCCCGCTACCAGGCGACGATCGGCGGGGTCAGCGCCAACTGCGAGGGCTGGGCGCTCTACGCGGAGCGGCTGATGGACGAGCTGGGTTTCCTCACCGACGCCGAGCAGCGGCTGGGGTATCTGGACGCGCAGATGATGCGCGCCTGCCGGGTCATCGTCGACATCGGCATGCATCTGGAGCTGGAGATCCCGGCGGACTCGCCGTTCCATCCCGGCGAGCGGTGGACTCCCGAGCTGGCCCAGGAGTTCTTCGGCAACCACAGCGGCCGCCCCGCGGACTTCGTGGAGAGCGAACTGACCCGCTATCTCTCCACCCCGGCTCAGGCCATCGGCTACAAGCTCGGCGAACGGGCGTGGCTGCTGGGGCGGGACCGGGCGCGCGCGGCCCGCGGTGAGGCCTTCGACGCCAAGGCCTGGCATATGGCGGCCCTGTCCCAGGGCTCCCTCGGCCTCGACGACCTGGTCGACGAGTTGTCGCAGCTGTGA
- a CDS encoding YigZ family protein, protein MQEQYRTVADEGVYETEINRSRFICALAPAATEEEAQAFVARIRREHPTATHNCFAYVIGADAAVQKASDDGEPGGTAGVPMLQMLTRRDVRYAVAVVTRYYGGVKLGAGGLIRAYGGVVGEALDAVGTVTRRRFRLAVVTVDHQRAGRLENDLRATGRAVRSVHYAERVAIEIGLPDADVDAFRAWLADATAGTAGLELGGEAYGDA, encoded by the coding sequence ATGCAGGAGCAGTACCGGACGGTCGCCGACGAAGGCGTGTACGAGACCGAGATCAACAGATCGCGCTTCATCTGCGCGCTCGCGCCCGCCGCGACCGAGGAGGAGGCGCAGGCGTTCGTCGCGAGGATCCGCCGCGAGCACCCCACCGCCACCCACAACTGTTTCGCGTACGTCATCGGCGCCGACGCGGCCGTCCAGAAGGCGAGCGACGACGGGGAGCCCGGTGGCACCGCCGGAGTGCCCATGCTCCAGATGCTCACCCGGCGCGACGTCCGCTATGCCGTCGCCGTCGTCACTCGCTATTACGGCGGGGTCAAGCTCGGCGCGGGCGGGCTGATCCGGGCCTACGGGGGAGTCGTCGGCGAGGCGCTCGACGCCGTCGGCACCGTCACCCGCCGCCGCTTCCGGCTGGCCGTCGTCACCGTCGACCACCAGCGGGCCGGCAGGCTGGAGAACGACCTGCGGGCCACCGGCCGCGCCGTCCGGTCCGTCCACTACGCGGAGCGGGTCGCCATCGAGATCGGTCTTCCCGATGCCGATGTCGACGCCTTCCGGGCCTGGCTCGCGGACGCGACCGCGGGCACCGCCGGCCTCGAACTCGGCGGTGAGGCGTATGGCGACGCCTGA
- a CDS encoding Lrp/AsnC family transcriptional regulator: MTEFSPDATDWRLLELLQHRGRAGFAELAREVSMSASAVTERVRRLEEAGVITGYGALVDRRRLGLTITAFVRLRYPNGNYKPFHDLLETTPEVLEAHHVTGDDCFVLKVAARDMEHLERVTGRIGALGSVTTSVVYSSPLPRRPLSRWDRPPAV; encoded by the coding sequence ATGACTGAATTTTCCCCGGACGCCACCGACTGGCGTCTGCTGGAGCTGCTCCAGCACCGTGGCCGGGCCGGTTTCGCGGAGCTGGCGCGGGAGGTGTCGATGTCGGCGAGCGCGGTGACCGAGCGGGTCCGGAGGCTGGAGGAGGCCGGGGTCATCACGGGATACGGCGCGCTGGTGGACCGGCGCCGGCTGGGGCTGACGATCACCGCCTTCGTCCGGCTGCGCTATCCGAACGGCAACTACAAGCCGTTCCACGATCTGCTGGAGACCACTCCGGAGGTGCTGGAGGCCCACCATGTCACGGGCGACGACTGCTTCGTCCTGAAGGTCGCCGCCCGGGACATGGAGCATCTGGAGCGCGTCACGGGCCGGATCGGGGCGCTGGGGTCGGTGACGACGAGCGTCGTCTACTCCTCGCCGCTGCCCCGGCGTCCGCTCAGTCGCTGGGACCGCCCGCCCGCAGTCTGA
- a CDS encoding YbaK/EbsC family protein, which yields MRAPIGSFDSARPAPEVLDLLVAPVADAVRNWTGSVPADQLVHVDTDPAIADTAVFVAHHGEELIRQSANCVVVAGKRGGETTLAACLVLSTDRVDVNGAVRKHLGARKASFAPQDTATGLTGMEYGGITPIGLPADWPVLVDAAVADTPWVLIGSGLRRGKLIVPGKALATLPNAVVLEGLGI from the coding sequence ATGCGCGCACCCATCGGTTCCTTCGACTCCGCCCGGCCCGCCCCCGAAGTCCTCGACCTTCTCGTCGCCCCGGTCGCCGACGCCGTACGGAACTGGACCGGCTCCGTCCCCGCCGACCAGCTCGTCCATGTCGACACCGACCCCGCCATCGCCGACACCGCGGTCTTCGTCGCCCACCACGGCGAGGAGCTGATCCGCCAGTCGGCCAACTGTGTGGTCGTCGCCGGCAAACGGGGCGGGGAGACCACCCTCGCCGCCTGTCTGGTGCTCTCCACCGACCGGGTCGACGTCAACGGAGCCGTCCGCAAGCACTTGGGCGCCCGGAAGGCGTCCTTCGCCCCGCAGGACACCGCTACCGGGCTGACGGGCATGGAGTACGGCGGGATCACCCCGATCGGGCTGCCCGCCGACTGGCCGGTGCTCGTCGACGCAGCCGTCGCCGACACGCCCTGGGTGCTCATCGGCAGCGGACTGCGGCGGGGCAAGCTGATCGTCCCCGGCAAGGCCCTCGCGACCCTGCCCAACGCCGTGGTCCTGGAGGGCCTCGGGATCTGA
- a CDS encoding SDR family oxidoreductase: MSTLPRPEPPALRRDPLPLRGRFALVTGASRRDGIGCAVARRLAAYGAGVYLHHHVPHDAAQPWGADPGGPEALADEVRAALGDPGAPVLHGPADLSDPAAPAALVAAAAEAFGGRLDIVVANHALNGHDGTLDTIDAEMLDAHFAVDARSVLLLVQAYARLRAGLPRRTRGGRVVMMTSGQDIAGGMPGEIAYALAKGALASVTRSLATHLAELAVTVNTVNPGPVDTGYAEGAAHRSVAERFPAGRWGVPDDPARLIAWLATDEAEWITGEVINSEGGFRR; encoded by the coding sequence ATGTCCACACTTCCCCGCCCCGAGCCCCCGGCCCTCCGCCGTGACCCGCTGCCCCTGCGCGGCCGCTTCGCGCTGGTGACCGGGGCGAGCCGGAGAGACGGCATCGGCTGTGCCGTGGCCCGCAGGCTCGCCGCCTACGGTGCCGGCGTCTATCTCCACCACCACGTTCCGCACGACGCGGCCCAGCCGTGGGGTGCCGACCCCGGCGGCCCCGAAGCCCTGGCCGACGAGGTCCGGGCCGCCCTCGGTGATCCCGGTGCCCCCGTTCTCCACGGCCCCGCCGATCTGTCCGACCCCGCGGCTCCGGCCGCGCTCGTCGCCGCGGCCGCCGAGGCGTTCGGCGGCAGGCTGGACATCGTCGTCGCCAATCACGCCCTCAACGGCCACGACGGCACCCTCGACACGATCGACGCGGAGATGCTCGACGCCCATTTCGCCGTCGACGCCCGCTCGGTGCTGCTCCTGGTCCAGGCATACGCGCGGCTGCGGGCCGGGCTGCCGCGCCGGACGCGCGGTGGCAGGGTGGTGATGATGACCTCCGGCCAGGACATCGCGGGCGGTATGCCGGGGGAGATCGCCTACGCCCTGGCCAAGGGCGCCCTGGCCTCCGTCACCCGTTCGCTCGCGACGCATCTGGCCGAACTCGCGGTGACCGTCAACACGGTCAACCCCGGTCCCGTGGACACCGGTTACGCGGAGGGCGCGGCCCATCGGTCGGTCGCGGAACGGTTCCCGGCGGGACGCTGGGGCGTACCGGACGATCCGGCCAGGCTGATCGCCTGGCTCGCCACGGACGAGGCCGAGTGGATCACCGGGGAGGTCATCAACTCGGAGGGCGGCTTCCGCCGCTGA
- a CDS encoding rhodanese-like domain-containing protein yields MVMNSAPLTTVPAASAPAPAAVNPVLRIPPAAPATAAAYFRASLTFHADVSDVAAALAAGGDPGFVVVDSRSGPAWDQGHVPGAIHLPTALIAEQAERLLDPAVPVVTYCWGPGCNGATRAALALAERGYQVKEMLGGFEYWAREGFAYETWEGEARRDPDPLTAPAEGDDCGC; encoded by the coding sequence ATGGTCATGAACAGCGCACCGCTCACCACCGTCCCCGCCGCTTCCGCCCCGGCCCCGGCCGCCGTGAACCCCGTGCTGCGGATCCCGCCCGCGGCGCCCGCGACGGCCGCCGCCTACTTCCGGGCGAGCCTGACCTTCCACGCCGACGTATCGGACGTCGCCGCCGCGCTGGCAGCCGGCGGCGACCCCGGGTTCGTGGTCGTCGACTCGCGGTCCGGTCCGGCCTGGGACCAGGGGCACGTTCCGGGCGCGATCCACCTGCCGACCGCCCTGATCGCCGAGCAGGCCGAGCGGCTCCTCGACCCGGCCGTCCCCGTCGTCACGTACTGCTGGGGTCCCGGCTGCAACGGCGCCACCCGCGCGGCCCTGGCCCTCGCCGAACGCGGCTATCAGGTGAAGGAGATGCTCGGCGGCTTCGAGTACTGGGCACGGGAGGGCTTCGCCTACGAGACCTGGGAGGGTGAGGCCCGCCGCGACCCCGACCCGCTGACCGCCCCCGCCGAAGGCGACGACTGCGGCTGCTGA
- a CDS encoding AAA family ATPase, producing the protein MRLHRLAVTAFGPFAGTQDIDFDALTADGLFLLHGPTGAGKTSVLDAVCFALYGKVPGARQSPGGTLRSDHAPADTLTEVLLDLTVGGRRLEIIRSPAQPRPKRRGTGFTTEKAQSRLREYDAPSGQWRALSRSHDEIGEEIEQLVGMNREQFCQVVLLPQGDFARFLRADAEARGRLLGKLFDTRCYAAVEERLAELRRQAEARVRAGDEQLLALAHRTEQAAAGAAGELPPPGHRPGEPGLVAAVLEWAAVARAGARDRATVAESALDLAERRRTAARTALDAVHEQERLQRRYAETRHRHRMSEAARPAHEAVLAELERARRAERVAPALTLRSAAERDHRTAAAALAEARSALPGELSDAGAEQLTEAERTLRGELGALAAARRAETRSEEIAREKDRLDRAARADEDARQDAEVWLEGWDALRRLHQDALTAAQDAATRAEQLAGLLGPARRRRDAAVERDRLGAEAAAADDALRAARDAALTTRTVWLDLKERRLAGIAAELAAALVPGDPCAVCGSPDHPDPAAPGSGRVTRADEETAYEHHTRAEEATAEAERRAVRAREARAAARRQARPDGAPPPGDEDRPDGHDPAAAELAAAVVRLERDHRTAHERASGTHAAREALDRVEREHEDRLTARQLLDQRGAARTAEREAADREQAALAEQLEQARGGARSVAERAAALERRARLIAAAAEAVRTADQAARRLKETDGQVADAAYRAGFATPAEAVGALLGDPEHRALQHRADAWQAEAAAVADRLAESDARDAAALPPAEPEAAAAALAAAERAARDAGSARSTARERCAALDSLSRDASRAARQLRPLREEYERVARLAALTAGTSAENERRMRLESYVLAARLEQVAAAATVRLRRMSAGRYTLTHSDARSGGGRRSGLGLHVVDAWTGRERDTATLSGGETFFASLALALGLADVVTEEAGGIRLDTLFIDEGFGSLDEQTLDEVLDVLDSLRERDRSVGIVSHVADLRRRIPTQLEVLKERDGSTVRLRAGGPSD; encoded by the coding sequence ATGAGGCTGCACCGGCTCGCCGTCACCGCCTTCGGCCCCTTCGCCGGCACCCAGGACATCGACTTCGACGCCCTGACCGCCGACGGCCTGTTCCTGCTGCACGGCCCCACCGGCGCCGGCAAGACCTCCGTACTCGACGCCGTCTGCTTCGCCCTGTACGGAAAGGTGCCCGGCGCCCGGCAGAGCCCGGGCGGCACCCTGCGCAGCGACCACGCCCCGGCGGACACCCTCACCGAGGTACTCCTCGACCTCACCGTCGGCGGCCGCAGACTGGAGATCATCCGGAGCCCCGCCCAGCCGCGCCCCAAGCGGCGCGGCACCGGCTTCACCACCGAGAAGGCGCAGAGCAGACTGCGCGAGTACGACGCCCCGAGCGGGCAGTGGCGGGCCCTCAGCCGCTCCCACGACGAGATCGGCGAGGAGATCGAACAGCTCGTCGGCATGAACCGGGAGCAGTTCTGCCAGGTCGTCCTCCTGCCCCAGGGCGACTTCGCCCGTTTTCTGCGCGCCGACGCCGAGGCCCGCGGCCGACTGCTCGGAAAGCTCTTCGACACCCGCTGCTACGCCGCCGTCGAGGAACGCCTCGCGGAACTGCGGCGGCAGGCCGAGGCCAGGGTACGCGCCGGGGACGAACAGCTGCTGGCCCTGGCGCACCGGACGGAACAGGCCGCCGCGGGCGCGGCCGGTGAACTGCCCCCGCCCGGCCACCGGCCCGGCGAGCCCGGTCTCGTCGCCGCCGTCCTGGAATGGGCGGCCGTCGCCCGCGCGGGCGCCCGGGACCGGGCCACCGTCGCCGAAAGCGCCCTGGACCTGGCCGAACGCCGCCGGACGGCGGCCCGTACCGCCCTCGACGCCGTACACGAACAAGAACGGCTCCAGCGGCGGTACGCGGAAACGCGCCACCGCCACCGGATGTCCGAGGCCGCCCGCCCCGCCCATGAGGCGGTCCTGGCCGAGCTGGAACGAGCCCGCAGGGCCGAGCGGGTGGCCCCCGCGCTGACCCTGCGCTCCGCCGCCGAACGAGACCACCGCACCGCCGCCGCGGCCCTCGCCGAAGCCCGCTCCGCCCTGCCCGGCGAGCTCTCCGACGCGGGCGCCGAGCAGCTCACCGAGGCGGAGCGGACCCTCCGCGGCGAACTGGGCGCCCTGGCGGCCGCCCGTCGCGCCGAGACCCGCAGCGAGGAGATCGCCCGGGAGAAGGACCGGCTCGACCGGGCGGCCCGCGCCGACGAGGACGCCCGGCAGGACGCCGAGGTCTGGCTCGAAGGCTGGGACGCGCTGCGCCGCCTGCACCAGGACGCGCTCACCGCCGCCCAGGACGCGGCGACCCGCGCCGAACAGCTCGCCGGTCTCCTCGGCCCGGCCCGCCGCCGCCGCGACGCCGCCGTCGAACGGGACCGGCTGGGCGCCGAGGCCGCCGCGGCCGACGACGCGCTGCGCGCCGCGCGCGACGCCGCCCTCACCACCCGTACCGTCTGGCTGGACCTCAAGGAACGACGGCTGGCGGGCATCGCCGCCGAACTGGCCGCCGCACTCGTCCCCGGCGACCCCTGCGCCGTCTGCGGTTCGCCCGACCACCCGGACCCGGCCGCGCCCGGCTCCGGCCGGGTCACCCGGGCCGACGAGGAGACGGCGTACGAACACCACACCCGGGCCGAGGAGGCCACGGCCGAAGCCGAGCGGCGGGCGGTCCGCGCCCGCGAGGCCCGGGCGGCCGCCCGACGGCAGGCCCGCCCCGACGGAGCACCGCCCCCCGGGGACGAGGACCGCCCGGACGGACACGACCCCGCCGCCGCCGAACTGGCCGCCGCCGTCGTACGACTGGAGCGCGACCACCGCACCGCCCATGAACGCGCGTCCGGGACCCACGCCGCCCGGGAGGCCCTCGACCGCGTCGAACGCGAACACGAGGACCGCCTCACCGCCCGGCAACTGCTCGACCAGCGCGGTGCCGCCCGGACCGCCGAACGCGAGGCCGCCGACCGGGAACAGGCCGCCCTGGCCGAACAGCTGGAACAGGCGCGCGGCGGCGCCCGCAGCGTCGCCGAACGGGCCGCCGCGCTGGAGCGGCGGGCCCGGCTGATCGCCGCCGCCGCCGAGGCCGTACGCACCGCCGACCAGGCCGCCCGCCGGCTCAAGGAGACCGACGGCCAGGTCGCCGACGCGGCCTACCGCGCCGGGTTCGCCACCCCGGCCGAGGCCGTCGGCGCCCTGCTCGGCGACCCGGAGCACCGGGCACTCCAGCACCGGGCCGACGCCTGGCAGGCGGAGGCCGCCGCCGTCGCCGACCGGCTCGCCGAATCCGATGCCCGGGACGCCGCCGCACTGCCCCCGGCCGAACCGGAGGCCGCGGCCGCCGCCCTGGCCGCCGCGGAACGCGCCGCGCGGGACGCCGGGTCCGCCCGCTCCACCGCCCGGGAGCGCTGCGCCGCCCTGGACTCCCTGTCCCGCGACGCGTCCCGGGCCGCCCGGCAACTGCGCCCGCTGCGCGAGGAGTACGAGCGGGTGGCCCGGCTCGCCGCCCTCACCGCGGGCACCTCGGCCGAGAACGAGCGCCGGATGCGGCTGGAGTCGTACGTCCTGGCGGCCCGCCTCGAACAGGTCGCCGCGGCCGCCACCGTACGACTGCGGAGAATGTCGGCCGGGCGCTACACGCTGACGCACTCCGACGCCCGCTCCGGCGGCGGCCGGCGGTCCGGCCTCGGCCTCCATGTCGTCGACGCGTGGACCGGCCGGGAGCGCGATACGGCCACCCTGTCGGGCGGTGAGACCTTCTTCGCCTCCCTCGCGCTCGCGCTGGGACTCGCCGACGTGGTCACCGAGGAGGCCGGCGGTATCCGGCTCGACACGCTCTTCATCGACGAGGGCTTCGGCAGCCTCGACGAACAGACCCTGGACGAGGTCCTCGACGTACTGGACTCACTGCGGGAGCGCGACCGCAGTGTCGGCATCGTCAGCCATGTCGCCGATCTGCGCCGCCGTATCCCCACCCAGCTCGAAGTCCTCAAGGAGCGGGACGGTTCCACCGTCAGACTGCGGGCGGGCGGTCCCAGCGACTGA
- a CDS encoding CoA-binding protein, whose product MYADDETIRRILTSTGSTWAVVGLSNNESRAAYGVARILQRYGKRIVPVHPKAETVHGEQGYASLADIPFDVDVVDVFVHSAWAGQVADEAVAKGAKAVWFQLGVIDEPAYERTRAAGLDMIMDRCPAIEIPRLG is encoded by the coding sequence ATGTACGCAGATGACGAGACCATCCGCAGGATCCTCACCTCGACGGGCTCCACCTGGGCGGTGGTGGGCCTCTCCAACAACGAGTCGCGGGCGGCGTACGGGGTCGCGCGGATCCTCCAGCGCTACGGCAAGCGGATCGTGCCGGTCCATCCGAAGGCCGAGACGGTCCACGGCGAGCAGGGTTACGCCTCGCTGGCGGACATCCCCTTCGACGTGGACGTCGTCGATGTGTTCGTGCACTCCGCGTGGGCCGGTCAGGTGGCGGACGAGGCCGTCGCCAAGGGCGCGAAGGCGGTCTGGTTCCAGCTCGGCGTGATCGACGAACCGGCCTATGAGCGGACCCGCGCGGCCGGGCTCGACATGATCATGGACCGGTGCCCCGCTATCGAAATACCGCGACTGGGCTGA
- a CDS encoding exonuclease SbcCD subunit D, which yields MRFLHTSDWHLGRSLHRVSMLGAQSAFLDHVVDRARALEVDAVLVAGDVYDRAVPPLAAVELFDRALHRLADAGVPTVMISGNHDSARRLGVAAGLIERAGIHLRTDPAGCAAPVVLTDEHGDIALYGLPYLEPALVKDEFGVDRARHETVLGAAMDRVRADLAARPPGTRSVVLAHAFVTGGAASDSERDITVGGVAAVSPAVFDGVDYVALGHLHGCQTLTERVRYSGSPIAYSFSEAAHRKTMWLIDLGAGGSVTAERIDCPVPRPLARLTGRLDELLDDPAHAAHEESFVEATLTDPVRPAEPMARLAARFPHALSLVFAPERPPEDDTVSYAGKLRGRTRQQIAEDFVAHVRGAGPDDAESAVLSAAFDAVRAADAEAAG from the coding sequence ATGAGATTCCTGCATACGTCGGACTGGCATCTGGGCCGGTCGCTGCACCGGGTGAGCATGCTCGGTGCCCAGTCCGCGTTCCTCGACCATGTGGTCGACCGGGCCCGCGCCCTCGAGGTGGACGCGGTCCTGGTGGCGGGCGACGTCTACGACCGGGCGGTGCCCCCACTGGCCGCCGTCGAGCTGTTCGACCGGGCGCTCCACCGTCTCGCCGACGCCGGGGTGCCGACGGTCATGATCTCCGGCAACCACGATTCGGCGCGCCGGCTCGGAGTCGCGGCCGGACTCATCGAGCGGGCCGGAATCCATCTGCGGACCGACCCCGCGGGCTGTGCCGCCCCCGTCGTCCTCACCGACGAACACGGCGACATCGCCCTCTACGGACTGCCGTATCTCGAACCGGCCCTGGTGAAGGACGAGTTCGGGGTCGACCGGGCCCGGCACGAGACGGTGCTCGGCGCGGCCATGGACCGGGTGCGAGCCGATCTCGCCGCCCGTCCCCCCGGCACCCGTTCCGTCGTCCTCGCCCATGCCTTCGTCACCGGCGGCGCCGCCAGCGACAGCGAGCGGGACATCACCGTCGGCGGAGTGGCCGCCGTGTCCCCGGCCGTCTTCGACGGCGTCGACTATGTCGCCCTCGGCCATCTGCACGGCTGCCAGACCCTCACCGAACGGGTCAGATACTCGGGCTCCCCGATCGCCTACTCCTTCTCGGAGGCGGCCCACCGCAAGACGATGTGGCTGATCGACCTCGGGGCCGGCGGGTCGGTGACCGCCGAGCGGATCGACTGCCCCGTTCCCCGCCCCCTGGCCCGGCTCACCGGCCGTCTCGACGAACTGCTGGACGACCCCGCCCACGCGGCACACGAGGAGTCCTTCGTCGAGGCGACCCTCACCGACCCGGTCCGTCCCGCCGAACCCATGGCCCGCCTCGCCGCCCGCTTCCCGCACGCGCTCAGCCTCGTCTTCGCCCCCGAACGGCCGCCCGAGGACGACACCGTCTCCTATGCCGGGAAGCTGCGCGGCCGGACCCGGCAGCAGATCGCGGAGGACTTCGTCGCCCATGTCCGCGGCGCCGGCCCGGACGACGCCGAGAGCGCCGTACTGAGCGCCGCGTTCGACGCGGTCCGCGCGGCCGACGCGGAGGCCGCCGGATGA